In a single window of the Rhopalosiphum padi isolate XX-2018 chromosome 1, ASM2088224v1, whole genome shotgun sequence genome:
- the LOC132917123 gene encoding ATP-dependent translocase ABCB1-like isoform X2, which translates to MSIGVICSVIHGSSFPVLALVFGQMTNVFIQQASVTSVESNSQDHIPLTVVGNVLDLIHTNPFNSTSNYSNYTNILHSSDVDSNSPLNVESSTLGAFFMSEMERLSTVKTITEMNLGQTTDIPSQSSYDGLSPEEFYNYMTKYSLYYIYIGCTVLFAAFIQTFCWEIACERQVYRLRKALYSQMLRQEISWYDLSDDGNLTTKLSDDLERIREGISSKFSMVTQYTSTLFTGILIGLCVNWRLTLIILCVTPFLVAVSGALAIISASTAAREQIKYGLAGSIAEEVLLNIRTVAAFGGELKESKRYNIAIEEGRKLVMKKYYVFSILLGSVFVIMYSAYGIAFWYGSNLIVNKISSPGSIFTVFFSVMAGAFSVGNALPFINSVSIAIGAASNIFNIIDNKPKIDPYSSQGKKLNKIQGKIEFKNVNFTYPTKCSISVLNNLSLTIEPGQTVALVGSSRDGKSTIGNLLLRFYDPTEGQVLLDNFDLKYLNLHWLRQNIGIVSQTPVLFGVSIAENIRYGQSDCTQQDIIAAAMTSNAHSFIIKLPKGYDTLIGDKGFQLSGDQKQRIVIARALVKDPKILLLEEATSGLDAESEDIIQKALDKAQQNRSTIILTHRLTTLRNVDIIFVLQDGCIVESGTHEFLMSKNGLYSNLFNTQVKQENNRDESLESDEDIMDESTLDNKNMNIEYATLSTSPPNNTQISLKNPELESQYKVDDVVSNKNIENQAIIDNDNTEIITTKKVSVLEKFIEPEKIFTDSFITEDSDGRKVNVTRKVSSRKVKRIIYLEQGSTDSELESNDNHPNSYRGSTSIRLMSQPDDYSQWETSDVEFNLNTEFSMISSKTGQYINKQNTLPEIENVCMKDILKFNCPEWPWLVMGFIGCILTGVIIPVFSIFYGQVFATFTLKGDELLQEAAFWSKMFIILALLSGLAWWMQTFGFTHACEKLIMRIRIYAFENVLRQPVFWFDFKSSSPSIIISRLSREAPLVKSAGILRVAQVISAFVTLSAAIIIAFTFGWKFAIILVIGVPIIAGAAYKQLIIVQKSKKRDFEVMDKANRISSETISSIKTVQGLAQELMFVSQYENSLKDPFKTVKKQAYSFAIMYAVSQAVIYGMYSVSFRYGAYLVEIGDMSATDIYRVFFALAFCAASVGQTSAYLQGYSRAKNAASLIFQLIWRQSEIDPLSTSGSKPTIKGKVQFKDVKFQYPTKPNARVLQGINFIVEPGKTLAIVGESGCGKSTIVSLLERFYDPSKGVIEVDNHDIRAINLCHLRQNIGIVSQEPILFNSSVKDNIAYGVVNREVPMNEIIDVAKQANIHNFITTLAEGYNTLIGDNGSQLSNGQKQQVAIARALIRNPKILLLDEVTTALDTDSEAMVQGVLEAARKDRTCIIIAHRLSTIQSADSIAVIHNGKIVEQGNHEELKAKNKYYYKLITCQE; encoded by the exons ATGTCTATCGGTGTTATATGCTCAGTCATTCATGGATCGAGTTTTCCTGTCCTGGCATTGGTATTTGGTCAAATGACCAATGTATTTATCCAACAAGCATCG GTTACTTCTGTTGAAAGTAACTCACAGGACCATATACCTTTGACAGTGGTTGGAAATGTCTTGGATCTCATACATACCAATCCATTTAATTCAACAtctaattattctaattatacaaatattcttCACTCAAGTGATGTCGATAGTAATTCACCCTTAAATGTTGAGAGTTCTACACTTGGTGCATTCTTTATGTCTGAAATGGAAAGACtgagtactgtaaaaactattaCAGAAATGAATTTGGG acaaaCAACAGACATCCCAAGTCAATCCAGTTATGATGGATTAAGTCCTGAAGAATTTTACAACTATATGACTAagtattcattatattacatatatattggaTGTACAGTATTATTTGCTGCATTCATACAA aCTTTTTGTTGGGAGATTGCTTGTGAAAGACAAGTTTATCGTTTGCGTAAGGCACTTTATAGCCAAATGCTTAGACAGGAAATTAGTTGGTATGACTTAAGTGATGATGGAAACttaacaacaaaattatcaGA cgaTTTGGAAAGAATTCGTGAAGGTATTAGCAGTAAATTCAGTATGGTTACACAATACACAAGCACTCTTTTCACTGGTATACTAATTGGACTTTGTGTCAATTGGAGATTAACTTTGATCATACTTTGTGTCACACCATTTTTAGTTGCAGTTTCTGGAGCTCTAGCTATA attTCAGCAAGTACAGCCGCTAGAGAGCAAATAAAATATGGCTTAGCTGGAAGTATAGCTGAAGAGGTCTTATTAAATATTCGGACAGTAGCAGCATTTGGAGGAGAACTTAAAGAATCTAAAAG atataatatagctatagaAGAAGGTCGAAAATTAGTCATGAAAAAATACTATGTATTCTCAATATTGTTGGGTTCTGTATTTGTGATTATGTATTCAGCATATGGAATAGCATTCTGGTATGGatctaatttaattgtaaataaaatttcatcgCCAGGGAGCATTTTCACG GTATTCTTTAGTGTAATGGCTGGAGCTTTTTCTGTAGGAAATGCTTTACCGTTTATAAATTCAGTAAGCATAGCCATTGGAGCagcatcaaatatatttaatataattgataataaacccAAAATTGATCCTTATTCGTCACAaggaaaaaaacttaataaaattcaaggaaaaatagaatttaaaaatgtgaactTTACATATCCAACAAAATGTTCTATATCA gtTTTGAATAACTTATCATTGACAATCGAACCTGGGCAAACTGTAGCATTGGTAGGTTCTAGTAGAGATGGTAAAAGTACAATTGGAAATTTATTACTGCGTTTCTATGATCCTACAGAAGGTCaa gtattgttggacaattttgatttgaaatatttaaacttacatTGGCTTCGTCAAAACATTGGAATTGTATCCCAAACACCAGTATTATTTGGTGTTTCCATTGCTGAAAACATCAGATATGGTCAATCAGATTGTACTCAACAAGATATTATAGCTGCTGCAATGACATCAAATGCCCATAGTTTCATCATAAAATTACCTAAG GGTTATGATACATTAATTGGGGACAAAGGTTTTCAACTTTCTGGTGATCAAAAACAGAGAATTGTCATTGCAAGAGCTTTGGTCAAagatccaaaaatattattattggaagaAGCTACTTCAGGACTAGATGCAGAAAGCGAAGACATTATACAAAAAGCTTTGGATAAAGCTCAACAAAATAGAAGCACTATTATCCTTACTCATAGACTAACCACATTAAgaaatgttgatattatttttgttttacag GATGGATGTATAGTAGAATCTGGaacacatgaatttttgatGTCAAAGAATGgcttatattcaaatttatttaacacCCAAGTGAAACAGGAAAATAATAGAGATGAATCTTTAGAATCTGATGAAGATATAATGGATGAGTCCacattagataataaaaatatgaatatagaatATGCTACTCTATCAACAAGTCCACCAAATAATACGCAAATTAGTTTAAAA aatccaGAACTTGAATCTCAATATAAAGTTGATGATGTTgtttccaataaaaatattga gaaTCAAGCTataattgataatgataatactgaaataataacaacaaaaaaggtatcagttttagaaaaatttattGAACCTGAAAAAATATTCACAGATAGTTTTATCACTGAAGATAGTGATGGCCGTAAAGTAAATGTTACTAGAAAAGTATCTTCACGTAAAGTAAAACGAATTATCTATTTAGAACAA ggAAGTACAGATAGTGAGTTAGAATCAAATGACAATCATCCAAATAGTTACAGAGGTAGTACCTCAATAAGATTAATGAGTCAACCTGATGATTATTCTCA atgggAAACCTCAGATGTAGAGTTTAATCTAAATACAGAATTTTCCATGATTTCTTCTAAAACGGGTCAAtacataaacaaacaaaatactttg cctgaaattgaaaatgtttgtatGAAGGATATACTTAAATTCAATTGTCCAGAATGGCCATGGTTAGTGATGGGTTTTATAGGCTGTATTTTAACTGGTGTCATAATACcagtattttctattttttatggtCAAGTTTTTGct acattcaCACTTAAAGGTGATGAACTATTACAAGAAGCAGCTTTTTGgtctaaaatgtttattatattggcTTTATTATCTGGTTTAGCATGGTGGATGCag acctTTGGATTTACCCATGCTTGTGAAAAGCTCATTATGCGTATAAGAATTTATGCGTTTGAAAATGTGTTACGTCAACCTGTATTTTGGTTTGATTTTAAAAGTTCATCACCCAGTATTATTATCAGCAGATTATCTAGAGAAGCTCCACTTGTAAAATCT gcTGGTATTTTAAGAGTGGCTCAAGTAATATCAGCATTTGTGACACTGTCAGCTGCAATCATAATCGCTTTCACGTTTGGCTGGAAATTCGCTATAATATTAGTCATTGGTGTACCAATAATTGCTGGTGCtgcttataaacaattaataatagttcaaaaaagtaaaaaacgaGATTTTGAAGTTATGGATAAAGCTAACCGA aTTTCATCTGAAACTATTTCAAGTATAAAAACAGTTCAAGGTTTAGCACAGGAGCTAATGTTTGTTTCACAGtatgaaaatagtttaaaagatccatttaaaactgttaaaaaacAAGCATATTCATTTGCAATCATGTATGCTGTGTCTCAGGCAGTTATATATGGAATGTATTCAGTTTCATTTAGATATGGAGCATATCTTGTAGAAATTGGAGATATGTCAGCTACagatatttatag agTGTTCTTTGCATTGGCGTTTTGTGCTGCTTCTGTTGGTCAAACGTCAGCTTATCTACAAGGTTATTCTAGAGCTAAGAATGCAGCATCACTCATTTTTCAACTAATTTGGAGACAATCTGAAATCGACCCTCTATCAACTTCAGGATCCAAACCa aCAATTAAAGGCAAAGTCCAGTTTAAAGATGTCAAATTCCAGTATCCTACCAAACCAAATGCACGTGTATTGCAAGGTATTAACTTTATAGTTGAACCTGGTAAGACATTGGCAATAGTTGGTGAATCTGGATGTGGCAAAAGTACTATAGTATCTTTACTTGAACGGTTCTATGATCCATCAAAAGGAGTAATT GAAGTTGATAATCATGATATACGAGCGATAAATTTATGTCATTTAAGGCAAAATATTGGAATTGTTTCTCAAGAGCCAATATTGTTTAACAGCTCAGTAAAAGATAACATAGCATATGGTGTAGTCAACAGAGAGGTCCCCATGAATGAAATAATTGATGTGGCAAAACAagcaaatattcataattttataacaactcTAGCTGAA GGTTATAATACGTTAATTGGGGATAATGGAAGTCAACTGTCCAATGGACAAAAACAACAAGTAGCAATTGCACGTGCATTAATAAGAAATcctaaaatacttttattagatGAAGTTACAACAGCATTGGATACTGATAGTGAAGCA ATGGTGCAAGGGGTATTAGAGGCAGCTCGTAAAGATCGCACCTGCATTATTATTGCTCATCGTCTTTCTACTATCCAATCAGCTGATTCTATTGCTGTAATTCATAATGGTAAAATTGTAGAGCAAGGTAATCACGAAGAACtaaaagctaaaaataaatattattacaagttaATTACATGCCAAGAATAG
- the LOC132917123 gene encoding ATP-dependent translocase ABCB1-like isoform X3: MFGKKNEETVGLLKVSANKLDGNTKYGTVEKNEKKKPTISGLFRYASKADVVLMSIGVICSVIHGSSFPVLALVFGQMTNVFIQQASVTSVESNSQDHIPLTVVGNVLDLIHTNPFNSTSNYSNYTNILHSSDVDSNSPLNVESSTLGAFFMSEMERLSTVKTITEMNLGQTTDIPSQSSYDGLSPEEFYNYMTKYSLYYIYIGCTVLFAAFIQTFCWEIACERQVYRLRKALYSQMLRQEISWYDLSDDGNLTTKLSDDLERIREGISSKFSMVTQYTSTLFTGILIGLCVNWRLTLIILCVTPFLVAVSGALAIISASTAAREQIKYGLAGSIAEEVLLNIRTVAAFGGELKESKRYNIAIEEGRKLVMKKYYVFSILLGSVFVIMYSAYGIAFWYGSNLIVNKISSPGSIFTVFFSVMAGAFSVGNALPFINSVSIAIGAASNIFNIIDNKPKIDPYSSQGKKLNKIQGKIEFKNVNFTYPTKCSISVLNNLSLTIEPGQTVALVGSSRDGKSTIGNLLLRFYDPTEGQVLLDNFDLKYLNLHWLRQNIGIVSQTPVLFGVSIAENIRYGQSDCTQQDIIAAAMTSNAHSFIIKLPKGYDTLIGDKGFQLSGDQKQRIVIARALVKDPKILLLEEATSGLDAESEDIIQKALDKAQQNRSTIILTHRLTTLRNVDIIFVLQDGCIVESGTHEFLMSKNGLYSNLFNTQVKQENNRDESLESDEDIMDESTLDNKNMNIEYATLSTSPPNNTQISLKNPELESQYKVDDVVSNKNIENQAIIDNDNTEIITTKKVSVLEKFIEPEKIFTDSFITEDSDGRKVNVTRKVSSRKVKRIIYLEQPEIENVCMKDILKFNCPEWPWLVMGFIGCILTGVIIPVFSIFYGQVFATFTLKGDELLQEAAFWSKMFIILALLSGLAWWMQTFGFTHACEKLIMRIRIYAFENVLRQPVFWFDFKSSSPSIIISRLSREAPLVKSAGILRVAQVISAFVTLSAAIIIAFTFGWKFAIILVIGVPIIAGAAYKQLIIVQKSKKRDFEVMDKANRISSETISSIKTVQGLAQELMFVSQYENSLKDPFKTVKKQAYSFAIMYAVSQAVIYGMYSVSFRYGAYLVEIGDMSATDIYRVFFALAFCAASVGQTSAYLQGYSRAKNAASLIFQLIWRQSEIDPLSTSGSKPTIKGKVQFKDVKFQYPTKPNARVLQGINFIVEPGKTLAIVGESGCGKSTIVSLLERFYDPSKGVIEVDNHDIRAINLCHLRQNIGIVSQEPILFNSSVKDNIAYGVVNREVPMNEIIDVAKQANIHNFITTLAEGYNTLIGDNGSQLSNGQKQQVAIARALIRNPKILLLDEVTTALDTDSEAMVQGVLEAARKDRTCIIIAHRLSTIQSADSIAVIHNGKIVEQGNHEELKAKNKYYYKLITCQE; the protein is encoded by the exons tttCGATATGCTAGTAAAGCTGATGTGGTACTTATGTCTATCGGTGTTATATGCTCAGTCATTCATGGATCGAGTTTTCCTGTCCTGGCATTGGTATTTGGTCAAATGACCAATGTATTTATCCAACAAGCATCG GTTACTTCTGTTGAAAGTAACTCACAGGACCATATACCTTTGACAGTGGTTGGAAATGTCTTGGATCTCATACATACCAATCCATTTAATTCAACAtctaattattctaattatacaaatattcttCACTCAAGTGATGTCGATAGTAATTCACCCTTAAATGTTGAGAGTTCTACACTTGGTGCATTCTTTATGTCTGAAATGGAAAGACtgagtactgtaaaaactattaCAGAAATGAATTTGGG acaaaCAACAGACATCCCAAGTCAATCCAGTTATGATGGATTAAGTCCTGAAGAATTTTACAACTATATGACTAagtattcattatattacatatatattggaTGTACAGTATTATTTGCTGCATTCATACAA aCTTTTTGTTGGGAGATTGCTTGTGAAAGACAAGTTTATCGTTTGCGTAAGGCACTTTATAGCCAAATGCTTAGACAGGAAATTAGTTGGTATGACTTAAGTGATGATGGAAACttaacaacaaaattatcaGA cgaTTTGGAAAGAATTCGTGAAGGTATTAGCAGTAAATTCAGTATGGTTACACAATACACAAGCACTCTTTTCACTGGTATACTAATTGGACTTTGTGTCAATTGGAGATTAACTTTGATCATACTTTGTGTCACACCATTTTTAGTTGCAGTTTCTGGAGCTCTAGCTATA attTCAGCAAGTACAGCCGCTAGAGAGCAAATAAAATATGGCTTAGCTGGAAGTATAGCTGAAGAGGTCTTATTAAATATTCGGACAGTAGCAGCATTTGGAGGAGAACTTAAAGAATCTAAAAG atataatatagctatagaAGAAGGTCGAAAATTAGTCATGAAAAAATACTATGTATTCTCAATATTGTTGGGTTCTGTATTTGTGATTATGTATTCAGCATATGGAATAGCATTCTGGTATGGatctaatttaattgtaaataaaatttcatcgCCAGGGAGCATTTTCACG GTATTCTTTAGTGTAATGGCTGGAGCTTTTTCTGTAGGAAATGCTTTACCGTTTATAAATTCAGTAAGCATAGCCATTGGAGCagcatcaaatatatttaatataattgataataaacccAAAATTGATCCTTATTCGTCACAaggaaaaaaacttaataaaattcaaggaaaaatagaatttaaaaatgtgaactTTACATATCCAACAAAATGTTCTATATCA gtTTTGAATAACTTATCATTGACAATCGAACCTGGGCAAACTGTAGCATTGGTAGGTTCTAGTAGAGATGGTAAAAGTACAATTGGAAATTTATTACTGCGTTTCTATGATCCTACAGAAGGTCaa gtattgttggacaattttgatttgaaatatttaaacttacatTGGCTTCGTCAAAACATTGGAATTGTATCCCAAACACCAGTATTATTTGGTGTTTCCATTGCTGAAAACATCAGATATGGTCAATCAGATTGTACTCAACAAGATATTATAGCTGCTGCAATGACATCAAATGCCCATAGTTTCATCATAAAATTACCTAAG GGTTATGATACATTAATTGGGGACAAAGGTTTTCAACTTTCTGGTGATCAAAAACAGAGAATTGTCATTGCAAGAGCTTTGGTCAAagatccaaaaatattattattggaagaAGCTACTTCAGGACTAGATGCAGAAAGCGAAGACATTATACAAAAAGCTTTGGATAAAGCTCAACAAAATAGAAGCACTATTATCCTTACTCATAGACTAACCACATTAAgaaatgttgatattatttttgttttacag GATGGATGTATAGTAGAATCTGGaacacatgaatttttgatGTCAAAGAATGgcttatattcaaatttatttaacacCCAAGTGAAACAGGAAAATAATAGAGATGAATCTTTAGAATCTGATGAAGATATAATGGATGAGTCCacattagataataaaaatatgaatatagaatATGCTACTCTATCAACAAGTCCACCAAATAATACGCAAATTAGTTTAAAA aatccaGAACTTGAATCTCAATATAAAGTTGATGATGTTgtttccaataaaaatattga gaaTCAAGCTataattgataatgataatactgaaataataacaacaaaaaaggtatcagttttagaaaaatttattGAACCTGAAAAAATATTCACAGATAGTTTTATCACTGAAGATAGTGATGGCCGTAAAGTAAATGTTACTAGAAAAGTATCTTCACGTAAAGTAAAACGAATTATCTATTTAGAACAA cctgaaattgaaaatgtttgtatGAAGGATATACTTAAATTCAATTGTCCAGAATGGCCATGGTTAGTGATGGGTTTTATAGGCTGTATTTTAACTGGTGTCATAATACcagtattttctattttttatggtCAAGTTTTTGct acattcaCACTTAAAGGTGATGAACTATTACAAGAAGCAGCTTTTTGgtctaaaatgtttattatattggcTTTATTATCTGGTTTAGCATGGTGGATGCag acctTTGGATTTACCCATGCTTGTGAAAAGCTCATTATGCGTATAAGAATTTATGCGTTTGAAAATGTGTTACGTCAACCTGTATTTTGGTTTGATTTTAAAAGTTCATCACCCAGTATTATTATCAGCAGATTATCTAGAGAAGCTCCACTTGTAAAATCT gcTGGTATTTTAAGAGTGGCTCAAGTAATATCAGCATTTGTGACACTGTCAGCTGCAATCATAATCGCTTTCACGTTTGGCTGGAAATTCGCTATAATATTAGTCATTGGTGTACCAATAATTGCTGGTGCtgcttataaacaattaataatagttcaaaaaagtaaaaaacgaGATTTTGAAGTTATGGATAAAGCTAACCGA aTTTCATCTGAAACTATTTCAAGTATAAAAACAGTTCAAGGTTTAGCACAGGAGCTAATGTTTGTTTCACAGtatgaaaatagtttaaaagatccatttaaaactgttaaaaaacAAGCATATTCATTTGCAATCATGTATGCTGTGTCTCAGGCAGTTATATATGGAATGTATTCAGTTTCATTTAGATATGGAGCATATCTTGTAGAAATTGGAGATATGTCAGCTACagatatttatag agTGTTCTTTGCATTGGCGTTTTGTGCTGCTTCTGTTGGTCAAACGTCAGCTTATCTACAAGGTTATTCTAGAGCTAAGAATGCAGCATCACTCATTTTTCAACTAATTTGGAGACAATCTGAAATCGACCCTCTATCAACTTCAGGATCCAAACCa aCAATTAAAGGCAAAGTCCAGTTTAAAGATGTCAAATTCCAGTATCCTACCAAACCAAATGCACGTGTATTGCAAGGTATTAACTTTATAGTTGAACCTGGTAAGACATTGGCAATAGTTGGTGAATCTGGATGTGGCAAAAGTACTATAGTATCTTTACTTGAACGGTTCTATGATCCATCAAAAGGAGTAATT GAAGTTGATAATCATGATATACGAGCGATAAATTTATGTCATTTAAGGCAAAATATTGGAATTGTTTCTCAAGAGCCAATATTGTTTAACAGCTCAGTAAAAGATAACATAGCATATGGTGTAGTCAACAGAGAGGTCCCCATGAATGAAATAATTGATGTGGCAAAACAagcaaatattcataattttataacaactcTAGCTGAA GGTTATAATACGTTAATTGGGGATAATGGAAGTCAACTGTCCAATGGACAAAAACAACAAGTAGCAATTGCACGTGCATTAATAAGAAATcctaaaatacttttattagatGAAGTTACAACAGCATTGGATACTGATAGTGAAGCA ATGGTGCAAGGGGTATTAGAGGCAGCTCGTAAAGATCGCACCTGCATTATTATTGCTCATCGTCTTTCTACTATCCAATCAGCTGATTCTATTGCTGTAATTCATAATGGTAAAATTGTAGAGCAAGGTAATCACGAAGAACtaaaagctaaaaataaatattattacaagttaATTACATGCCAAGAATAG